In one window of Poriferisphaera corsica DNA:
- a CDS encoding nitroreductase family protein, whose protein sequence is MDTLQAIAERRSIKHFDPNHTMTEEERNTLLSHAILTPSSFNIQNWRIVDVQNQSLRQQIREAAWDQAQVTDASMLLLICADLKSWKKHPERYWQDAPDPAREMIVPMIAPFYSGKPELQRDEAMRSTGLIAQTLMLSAKTLGYDSCPMIGFDPKQVSEIIKLPEDHTIGMMLTIGKATQPAWPRPGQLPLNEIVVTNNF, encoded by the coding sequence ATGGACACCCTGCAAGCCATTGCTGAACGCCGCTCAATCAAGCATTTCGACCCTAACCACACCATGACCGAAGAAGAGCGCAACACCCTTCTCTCCCACGCCATCCTCACACCCAGCTCCTTCAACATCCAGAATTGGCGGATTGTTGACGTCCAAAACCAATCACTCCGTCAACAAATTCGCGAAGCCGCCTGGGATCAAGCCCAAGTCACCGACGCATCCATGCTCCTGCTCATTTGCGCCGACCTCAAATCCTGGAAAAAACATCCCGAACGCTATTGGCAAGACGCACCCGATCCCGCACGTGAAATGATCGTCCCCATGATCGCACCCTTCTACTCTGGCAAGCCCGAACTCCAGCGCGACGAAGCCATGCGATCCACCGGCCTCATCGCTCAAACACTCATGCTCTCTGCCAAAACACTCGGCTACGACTCCTGCCCCATGATCGGATTCGATCCCAAACAAGTCTCCGAAATCATCAAGCTCCCCGAAGACCACACCATCGGCATGATGCTCACCATCGGCAAAGCAACCCAACCCGCATGGCCCCGCCCCGGCCAACTCCCCCTCAACGAAATCGTTGTCACCAACAATTTTTAG